One Oryctolagus cuniculus chromosome 7, mOryCun1.1, whole genome shotgun sequence genomic window, GGAGGGGAGGTGAACCGAGCTGGGGGCCCCACCTGCTGACACCTACCCGTGTGCTTCTCCCAGCTTTCTGGGCGTGATGAGAAGGTTCGTTTTGGTTGCTGTAAATACTTACATTTGGGGggctctttaaaattttaatacagttttggggccagcgctgtggtgcagtgggttaaagcgatgtgtgctggttctagtcctagcgcTCCACTTCTGTATTTGcgaactgtatttgcagcaaaactgaggCCCACAGACTTCCTTCcgtcttctgtttttcttaaacTTAGCTCTCAGATATAAGGGAGaacgtgatatttgtctttctgtgtctggtttgttTCACTCTACATAACTTCGTTTAGTTCAACGACTGTGCTGCAAATTatagaatttattcttttttatagctgaataatattctattgtatttaCCACATCTTtaaaattccttccttccttccttccttccttccttccttccttccttccttccttccttccttccttccttccttcctctctctctctcgttcgtTCATTCGTTTctgagttctttcatctgctggttcactccccagatggctacaatgacagggactgagccaggccaaagccaggagccaggagcttcttctgggtctccctactttcccaggtgcattagcagggagctggataggaattggagcatctgggactccaactggtgcccatgggagatgctggcatggcaggtggtggctttatctgctatgccccgacactggccccaacattgtCTTTATCCTCTCATCTGACGGtggacattttggttgattctatattttgggctattgtgaacagtgttgctataagCACGGGGgagcaggtgtctctttgatacaatgagttcatgACTTTGACTTTCGAGTATACACCCAGTCGTTTGATTGCTGGATTATAGGGCATGCTTATCTctagcttttaaagaaatctccatcctgttttccacagtggctgcactgacTTCCACTCCCAGCAACAGTGTGCAAGAGTCCCCCTTACTCCACACCATGCAGCATCTGTGGTTCTTCTGTCTTGGACAGGAGCCATCCTGACAGGCGtggttgtggttttgatttgcatttcccagatgactAGTGATGCGGAGCGGTTTTACTTGCTGACGATCCGTATTTCTTCTTCTAAGAACTGTGTAGTCATGCCCTTTGTCCATGTCTTACCTGGATTGATTGTTTCTTTGCTGTTGAGCCTTTTTGAGCCGCCaatgtattctggatattgatGCTTGGTCGGATAAGCGGCTTGCAAGTTTTTTCCTTGTTGTGTCAGACTTCTCTTTGTGCTTTTGATTGTTTCCTTCTGGCACAGCTTTTGAAGGCAGATGGATTGAAGTCTGGCAGTAGGAAGTTACCACGCCTCTCTAAACTCACTTTCTTCTGAGGGCAGCTCTGAGGATTCAGCGAGGGTCAGCGCAAGGCAGTGTCTGGCGGGTTGTGAGCGCCCAATTTCTCTTTGCTGTCAAAGAATCAAAAACTTCATTCTTCAGAACAACTCTAGAGCTACAGAAAAGGTGAAGGATAGTACAGTTCCTGGGTGCCGCACACAGTTTTCTCGTgttaatatttcaatttattcccagatttatttatttctttgaaaggtagcattacagcgagaggaagacagagactgagagaggagagagagagaggagagagggagagagagagagattgattttccatctgctggtccactttccAGATGAGTGAACTGCCAGGcgtgggccaggaggaagccaggagccaggagcttcatcccacatgggatgccagcatcccaggcagctgcttaatctactgagccacactgctggccccaatTATTAACGTTTTTTTTGAAGGTTATTGCATGAGGTTTGTGGAAAGTGCAATTAAAAAGTAAgtatattttagtgcaaaaaagttttgaaatgcatgcatacaagagattttcaaaaagttcatgaggggcccggtgctgtggtgtagagggtaaagctgctgcctgcactgccggcatcccatttggacgctGGTTCTctggctgttcttcttcttcttcttttttaaaaaatattttatttatttaattgagaggtagagttacagacagtgagagggagagagagagaaggtcttccatccgatggttcactccccaaatgtccgcaatggctgagctacaccgatccgaagccaggaatcaggtgcttcttcccagtctccaatgcgggtgcaggggcccaaggacttgagccatcctccactgccttcccaggccacagcagagagctggattggaagagacagctggaactagaactggcacccacctgggatgccatcactgcaggcggaggattaacctactgccagccccgatgctcctcttccaatccagctctctgctgaggcctgggaaagcagtgcaagaaggctcaagtccttgggcccctgcgcccatgtgggagacctggaggaagctcctggctcctggctttggatcagcacagctccagccgtggtggccatctggggagtgaaccagtagatggaagactctctctctgcctctctgtactctgcctttcaaataagtaaataaacctttaaaaaaatttcatgaaaatataaatcaCTTGAAATctattgggggctggtgttgtagagTGGGTAAGATCATAGCCTGTGACGCCTtcatcctgtatgggctctggttcttgtcccagctgctctacttccaattaattctctgttaatgtgcctggaaaggtagcagaaggtgccccaagtatttgggccctgtacccacatgggagacctggaagaagctcccagcccctgatttcagcctggcccagctctggcctttgtggccatatagggagtgaaccaatggatggaagacctctctctctatcactccttctctctctgttacactgacattcaaataaataaataaatcttaaaaaaataaaaagagtgaaaaaattatgcacagtGTTCATGTTtctttgcaccaagataaacttatgtttgaattccattttccatgaacttttggaagtaccgtGATATTAGTATGGTGCAGTTGTTGGAATTAATGAACTGCTGCTGATGTATTTTTATTAACTAAAGCCCatattttattcagatttcctcATCTTTTAACTAATGTTCTGTTTCCTCTTTCCAGACTCATGGCTCACtttggttgtttttcttttcattatacatatatatatatatattatatagcagTCATTCAGCAAACGCCTCACCCCATCTCCCTTTCCAGGCAGGAACCCTCAGGCTGTGAAACTTGTTCTTTCAGTCATTTTCcctccaggaagcaggaagctaaACCTGAAGCCTgggtcccagggcagggctgagaaCTAGGCAGCCCAAGGGTGGGTGTgtgggatgggtggatggaggcTTCGTCTGAGGCTGAGCGGGGTAAGCTCCTAGGTGGCTGCAATCTGAGCTGTTCCTGTTGCAGTCCAACCACAGGTTATAGCTTTTCTTGGGCAACAGAGCATCGTCCAGCAAATTGCTTCAAGATGAATCAGAGAGATTGCTTCACCCCGGGGCAGGGGTAATGCTTGGATGGTCTTATAAAAACTTGCCTGGCCTTTCACAGAGCAGGCTTCTGCTCATAGCTCCGCACTTCTGCCCACTGAGCGGTGAGTGCCCTTTCCTTGGCTGGGTCCTCATGTGGTCCACAGGATggtgggtgggtgcaggtggcTACTTTGTGCACATGGGGTGTTGGGGCCACAACCCTCTGAGTGCCTGAACTCTGCATTCTGGACCCCAGCAGATCAGTTAGCTGGGCTAGGTAGTCCCAGCCCTGGGATGTAGGGATGGCTTGGTGGGGGTGGCGTGGTGTGCATCTGTGAGGATGCTGTGGCCGCATCACCATCAGCTGGGGAAGGTGACTAGTCTGACGAACAGCACATCTTCTCAGGTGAGCCTGAGCATGTGATACCCTCCAACCTATCCTCCCTGGTGGAAGAGGTAGAGTAGGGCACCAGGAGCAGCTCAGGGGGATGGTTCCCGGCTCTAGAGAGGATTGCATGTTCTACGTTTCCCCATCCTCGCCATAAATGACAATTTATGGATCAAACACAGAGCCCAGAGACCTGGAGCCGATTTGGAGGACATTCTGCTTTCTGTAAACCCTaggtggggaaagagagggagaacgggtgttgaggggctgggggagaagaGCTGCTAGCCCTCCCTTGTCTCCAGAAAGTTCCCGTGAGGCTGGGACAATGACCAAGCTGGAAGACCACCTGGAGGGGATCATCAACATCTTCCACCAGTACTCAGTGCGCACGGGGCATTATGACACCCTGTCCAAGTGCGAGCTGAAGAAGCTGATCACCACGGAACTCGTGAACACCATCAAGGTGGGTGGGTGGCGCCCTCCCCACGGCAGTCAGGCCCCCGCTCCGCACAGAGGGGTGCGGCAGCCCTGAAACAAGAGGCAGGCAAGCACTGTGGTGGCATCAGGTCCAGTCTGAGCCCTCAGGGATGCTCTTCCCATCTCTGGGACAGGGCTTCTGCCTTCTTCTTCCAGTaactcacttttaaaaaaaatttttttaaatatttattttatttatttgaaagacagagttccagagagaggtagagacagagagaggtcttccatccaatggttcactttccagatggccgcaatggccggagctgcaccaatccgaagccaggagccaggtgcttcttcccagtctcccatgcaggtgcagggggcccaagtggggcccaagtccttgggccatcttccactgctttcccaggccatagcagagagctggataggaagaggagcagccgaatcttcaaccagcgcccatgtgggatgctggtgcttcaggccagggctttaacctgctgcgccacagtgccggcccctcatgtaACTCACTTTATCACATCAAGTTCTCCTCCATAGAGAGaagcagggaaggggagaggctgGATGAGGGAAGTCCCAGGGTGACTTCCAGTCAGATCCTGTGGGATTCCAGGATGATCCGTGATTTTTACCTCCTCTGTTTGGTTGCATTGGGTTCTCCGACTGGGTGTTGGCTGCACTAGTGCTCCGGGCCTCTCTGGGCTGAGCTCTGAGAGGTGGGAGGTCAGAGAAAGGTGGGGCAGGGGTTGGAAGAGTCTTTGTTGGCACTCTGAGCTCATGGTCTCTGCTGGGTCTTTCCCCTAGAACACCAAAGATCAAGCTACTGTTGACAGAATATtcagagatctggatgaagatgGAGACCATCAGGTTGACTTCAAGgagttcctgtccctgctggccTCTGTGCTGGTGACTGCTCATGAGAACATCCACAAAGAGTAGCAAGCGCTCTGAGTGATGTCCCCAAGGGGCCTTTACTTCCCATCAAAGCCCAGCCTTGCCCGAGGGAGTAGGTGAATAAAAGTACTCATGAAAGCTTTCTCATGGTGTCTGGgcagttttttcttttccatgtctGTGGTCCCCACGTCACCCCTGCCGTCCCAACAACTTCCTTTAGAGCCTTCAGAAACCTGCTCCGTGTGTTCACCAAACACTTAAGGACGTCAGCtactcgttcattcattcattcagaaatgTTCGCTGGACCGCTGTGACAGCCAGACAGAGACCCAGGACACCAGTCCACATCCTCCTAGAGGTTACCGTCTACTGGGGAGGGGTAGAAAATAGTGCACAACCCCCAACACTTTACTGCATGATGCACTGGTAGGTTCTGATAAGTGACAGGAAGAAACTCCGGTCGGGACG contains:
- the LOC100008703 gene encoding protein S100-A12, which codes for MLGWSYKNLPGLSQSRLLLIAPHFCPLSESSREAGTMTKLEDHLEGIINIFHQYSVRTGHYDTLSKCELKKLITTELVNTIKNTKDQATVDRIFRDLDEDGDHQVDFKEFLSLLASVLVTAHENIHKE